A section of the Paramisgurnus dabryanus chromosome 4, PD_genome_1.1, whole genome shotgun sequence genome encodes:
- the syngr3b gene encoding synaptogyrin-3b, producing MDEVGSFGAGRAGSAFDLIAFVKRPQTILRVLAWIFSMVVFASIINEGYVNMGSERLHCVFNKNTDACNYGITIGIVAFIASVLLLALDVYFPQISSVKDRKRAVLLEVVFSGFWTFLWFVGFCFLANQWSHTSPKELPLEQATDAARAAIAFSFFSILTWAGLTVCAIQRFLLGTDMTLFTIEPVASQPPKQPYPSNDVIGQTTIPVNAYQSPPLIETMETRPPDYKIPPAF from the exons ATGGATGAAGTGGGCTCGTTCGGAGCCGGGCGAGCCGGTTCGGCCTTCGACCTCATCGCATTTGTCAAACGGCCCCAGACTATCCTAAGAGTTCTAGCATGG ATCTTCTCCATGGTGGTCTTTGCATCTATAATAAACGAAGGCTATGTGAATATGGGCAGCGAGCGACTGCACTGTGTCTTTAATAAGAACACAGACGCCTGTAACTATGGCATCACAATAGGAATCGTGGCTTTCATAGCCAGTGTCTTATTACTGGCCTTGGATGTCTATTTCCCCCAAATCAGCAGTGttaaagacagaaagagagcaGTGCTGTTGGAGGTGGTCTTTTCAG GATTCTGGACATTCCTGTGGTTTGTGGGATTTTGCTTTCTGGCCAATCAGTGGAGCCATACGTCCCCTAAAGAGTTGCCACTGGAGCAAGCGACAGACGCAGCGCGAGCAGCTATTGCCTTCTCTTTCTTCTCTATTCTTACCTGG GCCGGCCTCACGGTGTGCGCCATTCAGAGGTTCCTGCTCGGTACTGACATGACCCTGTTTACCATCGAGCCTGTGGCCAGCCAGCCTCCTAAACAGCCGTACCCCTCCAATGACGTGATTGGCCAGACGACTATCCCCGTCAACGCCTACCAGAGTCCACCGCTCATCGAAACCATGGAGACCCGCCCTCCTGATTACAAGATCCCACCCGCGTTTTAA